Proteins from a genomic interval of Chroococcidiopsis thermalis PCC 7203:
- the pyrH gene encoding UMP kinase, which produces MLKPYKRVLLKLSGEALMGNLGYGIDPGVVEGIAGEIAEVVALGVQVAVVVGGGNIFRGVKASASGMDRATADYIGMIATVMNSLTLQDSLERNGVQTRVQTAIAMQEVAEPYIRRRAIRHLEKGRVVIFGAGSGNPFFTTDTTAALRAAEIDAEVIFKATKVDGVYDADPQLNPNAKRYQSLTYGHVLAQDLRVMDSTAIALCKENNIPILVFDLTVRGNIRRAVIGESIGTLVGGFCEVS; this is translated from the coding sequence ATGTTGAAACCTTACAAACGAGTTTTGCTCAAGCTCAGTGGCGAAGCTCTGATGGGTAACTTGGGTTATGGGATTGACCCAGGTGTAGTCGAAGGAATCGCAGGTGAAATCGCAGAAGTTGTTGCCCTTGGCGTGCAAGTCGCTGTTGTCGTAGGTGGTGGCAACATTTTTCGCGGTGTCAAAGCATCGGCATCTGGTATGGATCGAGCTACCGCTGACTATATCGGGATGATTGCTACCGTGATGAATTCCCTCACGTTGCAAGATTCGTTAGAACGTAACGGGGTACAGACGCGGGTACAAACTGCGATCGCCATGCAAGAAGTTGCAGAACCATATATTCGCCGTCGCGCCATCCGCCATTTAGAAAAAGGCAGGGTGGTGATTTTTGGTGCGGGTTCGGGTAATCCTTTCTTTACTACCGATACGACTGCTGCTTTGAGAGCAGCAGAGATAGATGCTGAGGTAATTTTTAAAGCAACGAAGGTAGACGGGGTTTACGATGCCGATCCGCAGCTCAATCCAAACGCCAAACGCTATCAAAGCTTGACATACGGTCATGTCTTGGCTCAAGACTTACGGGTAATGGATAGTACCGCGATCGCCTTGTGCAAGGAGAACAACATCCCTATTCTGGTATTTGACCTCACGGTGAGAGGTAATATTCGCCGCGCTGTGATAGGAGAATCTATAGGGACGCTTGTGGGAGGTTTTTGTGAAGTTAGCTGA
- a CDS encoding Get3/ArsA fold putative tail anchor-mediating ATPase NosAFP, with translation MPLILTFLGKGGTGRTTIAIAAAKRLASQGQRVLLATDDNQPGLGLLLDTSLAAEPQEVATNLQVVQLKTSTLLERNWDEVKKLEAQYLRTPIIKDVYGQELVVLPGMDKALVLNALREYDASGKYDAIVFDGSGDSSMLRVLGMPESLSWYARRFGKLITDSDLGRTVSPFLQPLLASIFNVSWTGDTFSQPTSKVTNILEQGKAALADPKRLAAYLVVNDNPASMATARYLWGSSQLIGLTIAGAIANQTTATEALKSEFSPLPVSSVPTATPGDWQSLMDALPDFTQPALAPKPLEIDVAARQVRVFLPGFDKKQVKLTQSGGEITIEAGDHRRNIILPPGLSGKTVTGAKFQQGYLIVSL, from the coding sequence ATGCCCCTCATTTTGACATTTTTGGGCAAGGGTGGGACTGGACGCACGACAATCGCGATCGCAGCTGCCAAGCGTCTAGCAAGTCAAGGACAGCGCGTTTTATTGGCAACGGATGACAATCAACCAGGATTAGGGTTGTTATTAGATACATCCCTAGCAGCTGAACCCCAAGAAGTAGCAACAAACCTGCAAGTCGTCCAGTTAAAAACTTCGACTTTGTTGGAACGCAACTGGGATGAGGTGAAAAAACTAGAGGCGCAGTATCTCCGCACGCCCATAATTAAGGATGTCTACGGACAAGAATTGGTCGTGTTGCCAGGAATGGATAAAGCATTGGTACTCAACGCTCTGCGAGAGTATGATGCTAGCGGCAAGTATGACGCGATCGTGTTTGACGGTAGCGGTGACTCGTCGATGCTGCGGGTGTTGGGAATGCCAGAAAGTCTCAGCTGGTATGCCCGTCGCTTTGGTAAGTTGATAACAGATTCCGACTTGGGGAGAACGGTATCGCCGTTTCTCCAGCCCCTCCTAGCCAGTATCTTTAATGTCAGTTGGACTGGTGACACCTTTTCCCAACCGACGAGTAAAGTTACGAACATCTTAGAGCAGGGAAAAGCTGCCCTTGCCGACCCCAAACGCCTTGCAGCTTATTTAGTCGTGAATGACAATCCGGCAAGTATGGCAACAGCACGTTATTTGTGGGGGAGTTCTCAGCTAATCGGCTTAACCATAGCAGGTGCGATCGCCAATCAAACAACTGCGACAGAAGCCCTCAAATCTGAGTTTTCGCCTTTGCCAGTCAGTAGCGTTCCGACTGCGACTCCTGGCGACTGGCAATCCCTCATGGATGCTCTACCAGATTTTACCCAACCTGCACTAGCTCCCAAACCCCTAGAAATTGACGTAGCAGCACGTCAAGTTCGCGTCTTTTTACCAGGATTTGATAAGAAGCAAGTCAAGCTGACTCAATCGGGCGGTGAAATTACTATAGAAGCAGGCGATCATCGTCGCAATATTATCCTTCCCCCAGGTTTGAGCGGCAAAACTGTAACTGGTGCAAAATTCCAGCAGGGCTATTTGATCGTATCTTTGTAA
- the speB gene encoding agmatinase, with protein MLTQTDTSVIPFLGADVTASYDAAKVVILPIPYEATTTYRRGCENGPDAILEASQQVEYYDEELDWEIGCDVGIYTYPSIADTRDRQVSAEEMLKSTQETVYQLIQDKKFVIALGGEHSITTGVVEAYRQAYPDEPFTVVQIDAHGDLRHEYEGSIHNHACIMRRVVDMGLPTVQIGIRAICKEEAELIKAKNLTVFRAREIANQPDWIEKAIAAIPTQKVFLTIDLDGIDPTLIPGVGTPEPGGLNWYALLSFLRKVIEKHQVLGLDIMELAPVADSVVSQFTAAKLAYKLIGYQALVQDWKSNYSNSR; from the coding sequence ATGCTAACTCAAACAGATACTTCTGTCATTCCCTTTCTCGGTGCTGATGTTACAGCAAGTTATGATGCTGCTAAAGTCGTTATCCTACCGATTCCCTACGAAGCAACAACAACCTATCGCCGTGGTTGCGAAAATGGTCCCGATGCAATTCTAGAAGCTTCACAGCAAGTGGAATACTATGATGAAGAACTTGACTGGGAGATCGGTTGCGATGTCGGTATTTATACGTACCCTTCAATTGCCGATACTCGCGATCGCCAAGTTTCAGCAGAAGAGATGCTGAAATCCACTCAAGAAACAGTTTACCAGCTAATTCAAGACAAAAAATTTGTCATTGCTTTAGGTGGCGAACATAGCATTACAACAGGTGTTGTCGAAGCATATCGCCAAGCGTATCCAGACGAACCTTTCACCGTAGTGCAAATTGACGCTCACGGCGATCTGCGCCATGAATATGAAGGCTCGATCCACAATCATGCTTGTATTATGCGGCGAGTGGTTGATATGGGTTTACCAACCGTCCAAATTGGGATTCGAGCAATTTGCAAAGAAGAAGCCGAACTGATTAAAGCGAAAAATCTGACTGTATTTCGCGCCAGAGAAATTGCTAATCAACCCGATTGGATTGAAAAAGCGATCGCCGCTATTCCAACTCAAAAAGTCTTTCTTACCATCGATCTAGACGGTATCGATCCAACTTTGATTCCAGGGGTTGGGACTCCCGAACCAGGCGGATTGAACTGGTATGCTCTGCTTTCCTTCTTGAGAAAAGTCATTGAAAAACATCAAGTCCTTGGCTTGGATATTATGGAATTAGCACCAGTTGCCGATTCAGTAGTTTCACAGTTCACGGCAGCGAAATTAGCGTATAAACTAATCGGTTATCAAGCATTAGTTCAGGACTGGAAAAGTAACTACAGCAATTCTAGATGA
- the chlG gene encoding chlorophyll synthase ChlG, whose protein sequence is MSDPTPSSAFPNSNSEQAAEQIGSATNPVASLQSDRSGRTRQLLGMKGASPGESSIWKIRLQLMKPITWIPLMWGVICGAASSGQYTWTLEHVLIAAAAMLLAGPLLTGYTQTLNDFYDREIDAINEPYRPIPSGAISVPQVVTQILVLLVAGLGVAFALDLWAGHQFLTITTLAIGGSFLAYIYSAPPLKLKQNGWLGNYALGASYIALPWWTGHALFGDLNWTIAILTLIYSMAGLGIAVVNDFKSVEGDRQLGLKSLPVMFGISTAAWICVLAIDIFQMGIAAYLVSIGENLYATILIFLVIPQIVFQDMYFLRDPLKNDVKYQASAQPFLVLGMLLTGLALGHAGI, encoded by the coding sequence ATGTCAGATCCAACTCCCTCTTCTGCGTTTCCAAATAGTAATTCAGAGCAGGCTGCTGAGCAAATTGGGTCTGCTACCAATCCTGTTGCTAGTTTACAAAGCGATCGCAGCGGTAGAACTAGGCAGCTACTAGGCATGAAAGGTGCAAGTCCCGGCGAAAGTTCAATTTGGAAAATTCGCCTGCAATTGATGAAGCCGATTACCTGGATTCCCTTGATGTGGGGCGTCATTTGTGGGGCGGCTTCTTCGGGACAGTATACTTGGACGTTGGAACATGTCTTAATTGCCGCTGCTGCTATGTTGCTGGCGGGACCGCTGTTGACGGGTTATACCCAAACCCTAAATGATTTCTACGATCGCGAAATCGACGCAATCAACGAACCCTATCGTCCGATTCCCTCTGGGGCAATTTCCGTTCCCCAAGTCGTAACCCAAATTCTCGTGCTGCTGGTGGCTGGTTTGGGAGTTGCTTTTGCTTTAGATCTATGGGCAGGACATCAGTTTCTCACAATTACAACCCTGGCAATCGGTGGTTCTTTCCTAGCGTATATCTATTCAGCTCCACCGCTAAAACTGAAGCAGAATGGTTGGTTAGGTAATTATGCTTTGGGAGCTAGCTATATTGCCTTACCTTGGTGGACTGGTCATGCTTTATTTGGCGATCTCAACTGGACGATCGCAATTTTGACGCTGATCTACAGCATGGCAGGCTTGGGAATTGCTGTGGTAAATGATTTTAAGAGTGTAGAAGGCGATCGCCAATTAGGGTTAAAGTCTCTACCAGTGATGTTTGGTATTTCTACAGCGGCTTGGATTTGCGTCTTGGCGATCGACATTTTTCAGATGGGAATTGCCGCATACTTAGTCAGTATTGGTGAAAACTTGTACGCGACCATTCTCATCTTTTTAGTCATTCCGCAGATCGTATTTCAGGACATGTATTTCTTGCGAGATCCGCTGAAAAATGATGTCAAATATCAGGCAAGCGCTCAACCATTTTTGGTATTAGGAATGCTCTTGACTGGCTTAGCATTGGGTCATGCTGGTATTTAA
- a CDS encoding geranylgeranyl reductase family protein: MYDCIIVGAGPGGGSAAYHLAKQGRSVLVVEKESLPRYKPCGGGVSPEVAKWFDFDFSPAISVKVNTIRYTWKMDDPVQAELRTPEPMWMVRRDVFDHFLIQQAQKQGAELRDSTEVNGIEFKGDRWYVKTANQVFEGRYLIAADGAKGPMAKWLGFKERKRRLGGALEAEAPAKVDDSNIAHFEFGMVKNGYIWNFPKADGYSIGIGTFRGGEGQDFKQILSEYATLFGIDVKTCRQYGHPLCLWDGTQKLHTQNAILAGEAACVVDPFTAEGIRPSIFTGVKAAAAIDRALAGDINALEQYTDTINEEWGSDMAWAQKLAGVFYRIPGIGYKVGVKRPSATQRMGQILCGELSYGDVANRALKRLSGSLIPGMGG; encoded by the coding sequence ATGTATGATTGCATCATCGTTGGTGCTGGTCCGGGTGGAGGATCGGCAGCCTATCATCTAGCGAAACAGGGGCGTTCGGTCTTAGTTGTAGAAAAGGAATCGCTCCCACGCTATAAACCTTGTGGGGGAGGCGTATCGCCTGAAGTTGCCAAATGGTTTGATTTTGATTTTTCTCCAGCGATTTCGGTAAAAGTTAATACCATTCGCTACACCTGGAAAATGGACGACCCCGTACAGGCTGAGTTACGCACGCCAGAACCGATGTGGATGGTGCGACGGGACGTATTCGACCACTTCTTGATTCAGCAGGCACAAAAACAAGGGGCAGAACTGCGGGATAGTACGGAAGTGAACGGGATCGAATTTAAAGGCGATCGCTGGTACGTCAAAACTGCAAACCAAGTGTTTGAAGGACGTTATCTAATTGCAGCTGACGGCGCAAAAGGACCAATGGCGAAGTGGTTGGGCTTCAAAGAACGCAAGCGCCGCTTGGGTGGTGCTTTAGAAGCAGAAGCCCCCGCCAAGGTGGATGATAGTAACATTGCCCACTTTGAATTTGGGATGGTGAAAAACGGCTATATCTGGAATTTCCCCAAAGCTGACGGCTATTCTATTGGTATCGGCACGTTTCGAGGCGGAGAAGGACAGGACTTCAAGCAAATTTTGAGCGAATATGCCACTTTATTTGGCATTGATGTCAAGACTTGCAGACAATACGGTCATCCTCTCTGTTTGTGGGATGGAACGCAAAAGCTACATACTCAAAATGCCATTCTCGCTGGGGAAGCGGCTTGTGTCGTCGATCCATTCACTGCTGAGGGTATTCGTCCCTCAATCTTTACCGGAGTGAAAGCCGCAGCCGCGATCGATCGCGCGCTTGCAGGCGATATCAACGCCTTAGAACAATATACCGACACCATCAACGAAGAATGGGGTAGCGATATGGCTTGGGCGCAAAAACTAGCAGGTGTATTCTACCGCATTCCTGGTATTGGCTATAAAGTTGGTGTCAAGCGCCCCTCTGCGACTCAGCGCATGGGACAAATTTTGTGTGGCGAGTTAAGTTATGGCGATGTAGCAAATCGTGCCTTAAAGCGTCTCAGTGGTAGTCTGATCCCTGGTATGGGTGGTTAA
- a CDS encoding ABC transporter permease codes for MWTKFYLLRTLVQRDLDARYKGSILGNIWPLLNQLSQLLIYTYVFSIVMKVRLNLKGLPENNSLTFGLWLFAGLLPWIAFTNGLLQSSNSVVNNTNLVKKVVFPLSLLPLVPVLSAFVESTFGLMALIFLVAVTTKTIHITLLLLPLLWLTQILFTSGLAYIAAGLTVFLRDIPQTLAVILNIWLYLAPIVYPESLIPPQIRDWVFWLNPMATIAETYRGLVLVGEVKHWGEWAIAGIVSIVVFAGGFWVYKKLRPAFADVL; via the coding sequence ATATGGACAAAATTCTATCTACTTAGGACTCTAGTACAGCGTGACTTAGATGCGCGGTATAAAGGATCGATTCTAGGGAATATCTGGCCCTTGTTAAACCAACTTTCACAATTACTAATTTACACTTATGTATTTTCAATTGTGATGAAGGTCAGGCTTAACTTAAAAGGGCTACCAGAAAATAATAGTTTGACATTTGGTTTGTGGTTGTTTGCTGGATTGTTGCCTTGGATAGCTTTTACCAACGGACTGTTACAATCTTCAAACTCAGTTGTCAACAATACTAACCTAGTTAAGAAAGTTGTTTTTCCTTTGTCTCTCCTGCCTTTAGTACCAGTGCTATCTGCATTTGTAGAAAGTACGTTTGGTTTAATGGCATTGATTTTTTTAGTAGCAGTCACCACAAAAACGATCCACATCACGCTATTGCTGCTACCTCTGCTTTGGCTGACTCAAATACTATTTACATCAGGACTAGCGTATATTGCCGCAGGACTCACAGTATTTTTGCGAGATATTCCTCAAACTCTAGCAGTTATTCTAAATATCTGGTTATATTTAGCGCCAATTGTTTATCCCGAATCTCTCATTCCACCTCAAATTAGAGACTGGGTATTCTGGTTAAATCCAATGGCAACGATCGCGGAAACTTATCGAGGCTTGGTGTTAGTGGGAGAAGTGAAGCATTGGGGAGAGTGGGCAATTGCTGGCATAGTTTCTATAGTTGTGTTCGCAG
- the frr gene encoding ribosome recycling factor yields the protein MKLAEAESTMQKTVEATQRSFNTIRTGRANASLLDRVMVEYYGSPTSLKSLASISTPDATTITIQPFDRSTLNSIEKAISMSDVGLTPNNDGSTIRLNIPPLTSERRKEFIKLAAKYAEEGKVAIRNIRRDALETIRKQEKSSEVTEDEARDLQDRLQKLTNKYIERIDELLAEKDKEISTV from the coding sequence GTGAAGTTAGCTGAAGCTGAAAGTACAATGCAAAAAACTGTTGAGGCAACTCAACGCTCTTTTAATACTATTCGTACTGGTCGTGCTAATGCCAGCCTGCTCGACCGCGTGATGGTGGAATACTATGGTTCCCCGACATCTTTAAAATCGCTAGCTAGCATCAGTACCCCTGATGCAACTACGATTACAATTCAACCTTTCGATCGCAGTACCCTTAATTCGATTGAAAAAGCTATTTCCATGTCAGATGTGGGGTTAACTCCTAATAATGACGGTTCTACAATTCGATTAAATATTCCTCCGTTGACTAGCGAACGCCGCAAAGAATTTATCAAACTAGCGGCAAAGTACGCTGAAGAGGGTAAGGTTGCCATTCGTAATATTCGCCGCGATGCGCTGGAGACAATTCGCAAGCAAGAGAAAAGTAGCGAAGTGACTGAGGACGAAGCGCGAGATCTACAAGATCGATTGCAAAAGTTGACCAATAAGTATATCGAGCGCATTGATGAATTGCTAGCAGAGAAGGACAAAGAGATTTCGACCGTGTAG
- the petP gene encoding cytochrome b6f subunit PetP: protein MEIGQKVKVYRLRDRVSPPVVKRLGQVGTVKGFRMTDGSGVGVVVQFDDNYSTWFFEDEIKPT, encoded by the coding sequence ATGGAAATCGGACAGAAAGTTAAAGTATATCGCCTGAGAGATAGAGTATCTCCCCCCGTTGTCAAGCGACTCGGACAAGTCGGTACTGTCAAGGGTTTTAGAATGACTGACGGTAGCGGCGTTGGTGTTGTAGTGCAGTTTGATGACAACTATAGCACCTGGTTTTTTGAAGACGAAATTAAACCTACGTGA
- a CDS encoding RDD family protein: MRLDSLYTGYFVLFETLWQGQTPGKRFAKIRVVRDDGRLVSIQQAILRSLLRPFDDILFLGAFLIMFGQREKRLGDLVAGTIVIQTETSHTSASFPISDAAHDLMSQLLQSEADFSQLLPDDFAVIREYLQRRKVMSKQAKEQLSLELAKQTKKIIALEKLSQAVKPDTFLEAVYLAYQQDRQ; this comes from the coding sequence ATTCGCTTAGACTCGCTATATACGGGTTACTTTGTCCTATTTGAAACTCTATGGCAAGGACAAACGCCAGGCAAACGCTTTGCTAAAATTCGCGTCGTCAGAGATGATGGTAGACTTGTCAGCATTCAACAAGCAATATTGCGATCGCTCCTGCGACCTTTTGACGATATCTTATTTCTCGGTGCATTTTTAATTATGTTTGGTCAGCGCGAGAAACGCTTAGGCGATTTAGTTGCAGGTACAATTGTAATTCAAACTGAAACTTCCCATACATCTGCAAGCTTTCCCATTTCAGATGCAGCCCACGATCTGATGTCGCAATTATTGCAATCTGAAGCCGATTTTTCGCAACTTTTACCCGATGATTTTGCGGTGATTCGCGAATATTTGCAACGACGCAAGGTAATGTCCAAACAGGCTAAAGAGCAACTGAGTTTAGAACTCGCCAAACAAACCAAAAAAATTATCGCCCTGGAAAAATTATCTCAAGCCGTCAAGCCTGATACATTTTTAGAAGCAGTGTATCTAGCATACCAGCAGGATCGTCAATAG
- a CDS encoding IS630 family transposase (programmed frameshift): MKTSVNPTSLTKTQQIQLLKDFIQSHPNEKEMRRALAVKLAMEGYVYRQISQILEVSVGFISKWKQAFESGGLAALRSSYQGGKGYLTQIERQAVIQWLVEQKTWDISDLEVYLIEQYDIVFQSRQSYYQLLKEARITWQKGEQTSPRQDPEAIFKKNREIAELLEKYRPQIEAEELVVYIIDECHLLWNDLVGYLWNFVKNPLKIPILNPKERQTYYGALELFTQEFTLVPEPTANGELTVEFVKKLLGKHPQARILLIWDGASYHRGQVMRDFLTEQNEGLLPENWQITCVRFAPYAPQENPVEAIWLQLKTLLRRFYRFGKSFKSVKRLFQLFVDLKLFNLPNFSNYDAFSRFA, encoded by the exons ATGAAAACTAGCGTGAATCCGACTTCTCTAACCAAAACACAACAAATTCAACTCTTAAAAGATTTCATTCAAAGTCACCCAAATGAAAAAGAGATGAGAAGAGCTTTAGCTGTGAAGCTAGCTATGGAAGGTTATGTATATCGACAAATTAGCCAAATCTTAGAAGTTTCTGTAGGATTTATTAGCAAATGGAAACAAGCTTTCGAGTCTGGTGGATTAGCTGCGTTAAGGTCTTCGTATCAAGGAGGAAAAGGTTACTTAACTCAAATTGAAAGGCAAGCGGTAATTCAGTGGCTGGTCGAACAAAAAACTTGGGATATTTCAGACTTAGAGGTGTATCTAATCGAGCAGTACGATATAGTTTTTCAATCGCGACAAAGTTATTATCAACTGTTGAAAGAAGCGCGAATTACGTGGCAAAAAGGAGAACAAACCAGTCCACGTCAAGACCCAGAAGCGATCT TCAAAAAAAACCGAGAAATTGCCGAGTTACTAGAGAAGTATCGACCCCAGATTGAAGCTGAAGAGCTAGTTGTGTATATCATAGATGAATGTCATCTTCTCTGGAACGATCTGGTTGGCTATCTTTGGAACTTCGTAAAAAATCCTTTAAAAATCCCAATCCTCAATCCCAAGGAACGGCAAACTTATTATGGTGCGCTAGAGCTATTTACTCAAGAGTTTACTTTGGTTCCTGAGCCAACAGCAAATGGAGAACTAACAGTAGAATTCGTCAAAAAATTACTAGGTAAACATCCACAAGCCAGAATTTTATTAATTTGGGATGGAGCCTCTTATCATCGAGGGCAAGTAATGAGGGATTTTCTCACCGAACAAAATGAAGGGCTTCTTCCTGAAAATTGGCAAATTACTTGTGTCCGATTTGCCCCTTATGCCCCTCAAGAGAATCCGGTCGAAGCTATTTGGTTACAACTGAAAACTCTCCTGAGAAGATTTTATCGTTTTGGAAAAAGTTTTAAGAGCGTCAAACGTTTATTTCAGCTTTTTGTTGACTTAAAACTCTTTAATCTTCCAAATTTTAGCAACTACGATGCTTTTTCACGATTCGCTTAG
- a CDS encoding RDD family protein: MHFFNRITHQTPESVELEFTLAGIGSRAWALLIDYHILTFLIVGFLFIWSFIAYQVVEAWNQIFRNTDVGLWMLAIAFLVTFFLYSESKQVMNKIGDK, from the coding sequence ATGCATTTTTTCAACCGCATTACCCACCAAACCCCCGAAAGTGTCGAACTAGAATTCACGTTAGCAGGAATTGGTAGCCGTGCCTGGGCATTGCTGATCGACTACCACATCCTCACCTTTCTCATAGTTGGATTTCTATTTATTTGGAGCTTTATTGCTTACCAAGTTGTAGAAGCCTGGAATCAAATATTTCGGAATACAGATGTTGGCTTATGGATGCTAGCGATCGCCTTTTTAGTAACATTCTTTTTATATAGCGAGTCTAAACAAGTTATGAACAAAATTGGAGATAAGTAG
- a CDS encoding DUF975 family protein has translation MSQFSSSSSMQPLNVGNVVTAGIRIYRSHLKDYFLLALKAYVWLLVPVYGWAKFAALSALLARLAFGELVNQPESIDSGTRHVNSKMWQFLLAGLLLFLISFGIIIGFLIVASIFGGIITAIVTKLGNTNTVGITVLAFMIAFIPALLGMMWLFTRFYIFDVPIAVEDNVGATSTIKRSWTLTKGYVWRILGISFVAWLITLPFSIAVQIVSSIIQVIYGLLLRDNSPIFAVLYSIVIIALSFASGAAILPFWQAVKAVVYYDLRTRREGLGLKLRDRDV, from the coding sequence ATGTCTCAATTTAGTTCTTCTAGTTCGATGCAACCGTTGAATGTCGGCAATGTCGTTACAGCAGGAATTAGAATTTATCGTTCTCACCTGAAAGACTATTTTCTCTTAGCATTAAAAGCATATGTATGGTTGCTAGTTCCAGTATACGGTTGGGCAAAATTTGCCGCTCTTTCTGCACTACTAGCACGTCTAGCTTTTGGGGAATTAGTTAATCAACCAGAAAGTATTGATTCTGGTACTCGTCATGTTAACTCTAAAATGTGGCAATTTTTACTAGCTGGTTTGTTATTATTTTTAATTAGTTTTGGAATTATTATCGGTTTTCTGATTGTAGCCAGCATTTTTGGTGGAATTATTACTGCCATAGTAACTAAATTAGGAAATACAAATACTGTTGGGATAACAGTTTTGGCATTTATGATAGCGTTTATTCCTGCTTTATTAGGTATGATGTGGTTGTTTACTAGATTTTATATTTTTGATGTTCCGATAGCTGTAGAAGATAATGTTGGTGCAACTTCGACAATTAAACGTAGCTGGACGTTAACCAAAGGATATGTTTGGCGAATTTTAGGTATTTCTTTTGTTGCGTGGCTGATTACTTTGCCATTTTCAATTGCAGTACAAATTGTTAGTAGTATTATTCAAGTTATTTACGGTTTATTATTAAGAGATAACTCACCAATATTTGCTGTACTTTATTCTATCGTAATTATAGCTTTATCTTTTGCAAGCGGAGCGGCTATACTTCCATTCTGGCAAGCAGTTAAAGCTGTTGTGTACTATGACTTACGGACACGACGAGAAGGACTAGGATTGAAATTACGCGATCGCGATGTCTAA
- a CDS encoding DUF4385 domain-containing protein has product MTHGSYNLHEVIYKNRNMTAFDYSLDFKTIDFRQHPELYRVGKGEQGVLLVEPYKSEILPYWRFKTPDIAKESSQKIYELFLNYLAAGDFVGADMARKFLQMGYTRSRRYANHKSGRKYKSTPQKVTSPDAQLQARKDILPYEVDAIKAESAAIFKEKWVQAKTDEKYLQLMAKHKQMYEG; this is encoded by the coding sequence ATGACACATGGCAGCTATAACTTACATGAAGTCATTTATAAAAATCGAAATATGACTGCTTTCGATTATTCTCTTGATTTTAAAACCATTGATTTTCGCCAGCATCCAGAGTTATATCGAGTGGGTAAAGGCGAACAAGGAGTTCTTTTAGTTGAACCATATAAATCAGAAATCTTACCGTACTGGCGATTTAAGACTCCCGATATTGCTAAAGAATCCAGCCAAAAAATATATGAATTATTTCTAAATTATTTAGCAGCAGGTGATTTTGTTGGTGCGGATATGGCGCGAAAGTTTTTACAGATGGGCTACACGCGATCGCGTCGTTATGCAAATCATAAAAGTGGGAGAAAATATAAAAGCACTCCTCAAAAAGTTACTTCTCCAGATGCACAGCTTCAGGCAAGAAAGGATATTTTGCCTTATGAAGTCGATGCGATTAAAGCTGAGTCTGCGGCAATTTTTAAGGAAAAATGGGTGCAAGCTAAGACAGATGAGAAGTATTTGCAGCTAATGGCAAAGCACAAACAGATGTATGAAGGTTAG
- a CDS encoding thioredoxin family protein has translation MTIQTNIQPPKVRYAPDFELRGIDTQVHHLARYLEKFQAVGVVFMSHSCDYVQSYIERLKIIQIELQDQGFTLIGINANQNLEDRFEQMKNFANYYQLNFPYLWDSTRDVTESFGAKTTPMSFLIDTEGCIRYQGAIDDRPAEPAAVKQPYLRKAILELLQGQPISIATTETIGCTLQWGN, from the coding sequence ATGACTATTCAAACTAACATTCAACCTCCTAAAGTGCGCTATGCACCCGATTTTGAATTACGTGGTATAGATACTCAAGTCCACCACCTAGCTCGCTATTTAGAGAAATTTCAAGCTGTGGGTGTTGTATTTATGAGTCATAGTTGTGATTACGTGCAGTCATATATTGAAAGATTAAAAATAATCCAAATAGAATTGCAAGACCAAGGTTTTACTTTAATTGGGATTAATGCCAATCAGAATCTCGAAGATCGTTTCGAGCAGATGAAAAACTTTGCCAACTACTATCAACTGAATTTTCCCTATCTCTGGGACTCTACCAGAGACGTAACGGAAAGTTTCGGGGCAAAAACTACACCAATGTCTTTTTTGATCGATACCGAAGGCTGCATTCGCTACCAAGGAGCGATCGACGATCGCCCCGCAGAACCAGCAGCAGTAAAACAGCCTTATTTACGCAAAGCTATTTTGGAATTGCTACAAGGACAACCCATTTCAATTGCTACTACAGAAACCATTGGCTGTACTCTGCAATGGGGAAACTAG